A single genomic interval of Microbacterium oleivorans harbors:
- the rpmJ gene encoding 50S ribosomal protein L36 translates to MKVNPSVKPICDHCKVIRRHGRVMVICKSNPRHKQRQG, encoded by the coding sequence ATGAAGGTCAACCCCTCCGTCAAGCCCATCTGCGACCACTGCAAGGTCATCCGTCGCCACGGTCGCGTCATGGTCATCTGCAAGTCGAACCCGCGTCACAAGCAGCGCCAGGGCTGA